From the Pseudomonadota bacterium genome, one window contains:
- a CDS encoding Gfo/Idh/MocA family oxidoreductase encodes MKTLFIGLGSIGQRHLNNLFMLLGKDVEVFAYRKTHHNRVFVDGESREVKSLQEYYNYIPVDSFYDGLDKNPEAVFITNPSSEHINMMIPAAEKGCHIFVEKPLSNSMEGVDKIESLTESKGLSVMVGFQTRFNPCYKIVNKILRQNKFGKVVSAHFEWGTYLPSHHPYEDYRQSYAARKDLGGGVVLGLMHELDMICSFWGQPQNISVIGGRLGLFEIDVEDTVSVLMEYRKENYSFPVSLFLSYAQTKENRWFRIQFEKATLFCNLTESNLRIFGQLGEMIEEYIFHDFQRNTLFVEELKEFITAIKDRRDPQVTLYDGVESLKLALKIKANINE; translated from the coding sequence ATGAAAACATTATTTATTGGTTTAGGTTCCATCGGTCAGCGACATCTTAATAACCTATTTATGCTATTAGGAAAAGATGTCGAAGTCTTTGCATATCGCAAAACCCATCATAACAGGGTGTTTGTTGACGGAGAATCCCGTGAAGTGAAATCTTTACAGGAATATTACAACTATATTCCTGTTGATAGTTTTTACGATGGTCTGGATAAGAATCCTGAAGCTGTATTCATAACAAACCCCAGTTCAGAACATATAAACATGATGATCCCGGCAGCAGAAAAAGGCTGTCATATATTTGTTGAAAAACCTCTCTCCAATTCAATGGAGGGTGTTGATAAAATCGAAAGCCTGACTGAGTCCAAAGGGCTGTCTGTAATGGTGGGTTTCCAGACCCGTTTCAATCCATGTTATAAAATTGTTAATAAAATATTGCGGCAGAATAAATTCGGCAAGGTTGTTTCAGCGCATTTTGAATGGGGTACTTATCTTCCCTCCCATCATCCTTATGAGGATTATCGACAAAGCTATGCGGCCCGAAAAGATCTTGGCGGCGGGGTTGTTTTGGGCCTCATGCATGAGCTTGATATGATTTGCAGTTTTTGGGGACAACCGCAAAATATTTCAGTAATAGGAGGGCGTCTTGGCCTTTTTGAAATTGATGTTGAAGATACTGTGAGTGTTCTTATGGAATATCGCAAAGAAAATTATTCTTTTCCGGTATCTTTATTTCTTTCTTATGCGCAGACAAAAGAAAACCGCTGGTTTCGGATTCAGTTTGAAAAAGCCACTCTTTTTTGCAACCTAACGGAAAGTAATTTGCGGATTTTCGGTCAGCTGGGGGAAATGATTGAGGAATATATTTTTCATGATTTTCAGCGTAATACGCTTTTTGTGGAAGAGTTGAAAGAATTTATTACTGCGATTAAAGATCGTCGTGACCCGCAGGTTACACTTTATGATGGTGTTGAAAGCCTGAAACTTGCATTAAAAATAAAGGCGAATATTAATGAATAA
- a CDS encoding SDR family oxidoreductase translates to MNNLHRQFALNGKIAVITGGGGLLGAQHAEAIAQAGGVPVLWDIRDKEINQISKKIKNMYKIPCSGMQIDITDPAEVETGLKHILDSFKRIDILINNASNNPKISGLNASRIENFSLDSWMDDLNVGLTGAFICSKAIGSYMARHRGGVILNISSDLGVIAPDQRIYRKEGLADDEQPVKPVTYSVVKHGIIGLTKYLATYWAEKNIRVNSISPGGVYDNQPDEFVQKLIKRIPIGRMANADEYRAAIVFLVSDASSYMTGGNLIIDGGRTCW, encoded by the coding sequence ATGAATAACTTGCATAGACAGTTTGCTCTCAATGGTAAAATTGCGGTTATAACCGGAGGCGGGGGGCTTTTGGGTGCTCAGCATGCAGAAGCTATTGCACAAGCCGGCGGTGTTCCGGTATTGTGGGATATCAGGGATAAGGAAATTAATCAAATATCCAAAAAAATTAAAAATATGTATAAAATTCCCTGTTCCGGTATGCAGATTGATATTACCGACCCTGCTGAGGTGGAAACCGGACTGAAACATATTTTGGATTCGTTTAAACGGATTGATATTCTGATAAATAATGCATCTAATAATCCTAAAATATCCGGGCTGAATGCAAGCCGGATCGAAAACTTCTCTCTTGATTCCTGGATGGACGATCTCAATGTGGGCTTAACAGGTGCTTTTATTTGCAGTAAAGCAATCGGTTCATATATGGCAAGGCATCGGGGTGGGGTAATTTTAAATATATCTTCCGATTTGGGTGTTATCGCGCCTGATCAGAGAATATACAGGAAAGAAGGACTTGCAGATGATGAGCAGCCCGTAAAACCGGTTACATATTCTGTTGTAAAACACGGTATTATCGGTCTGACAAAATATCTGGCAACATACTGGGCAGAAAAGAATATTAGGGTTAATTCCATATCTCCGGGAGGAGTTTATGATAATCAACCGGATGAATTTGTTCAAAAACTCATTAAAAGAATTCCGATCGGGCGAATGGCGAATGCTGATGAATATCGTGCCGCTATTGTTTTTTTGGTATCAGATGCGTCATCTTATATGACAGGAGGCAACCTGATTATTGATGGGGGGAGAA